One genomic segment of Leptotrichia sp. oral taxon 215 str. W9775 includes these proteins:
- the argF gene encoding ornithine carbamoyltransferase yields MPKNLSGRHFLKLLDFSSSEIRYLLDLSKQFKELKLTGTPHKYLEGKNIVLLFEKTSTRTRCSFEVAGMDLGMGVTYLDPGSSQMGKKESIEDTARVLGRMYDGIEYRGFDQEIVQELADNAGVPVWNGLTNEFHPTQMLADLLTIEENFGHLKGLNFVYMGDTRNNLGNSLLVACAKMGLNFTACGPKDLKPAPELIEAAEAIAKETGSVIRFTEDVKEACTDADVIYTDIWVSMGEPDEIWEKRINELKKFQVNKEAMSYAKETAIFLHCLPSFHDLKTTIGAEINEKFGLPEMEVTDEVFESPQSKVFDQAENRMHTIKAVMYATLK; encoded by the coding sequence ATGCCAAAAAATTTAAGTGGAAGACATTTTTTAAAATTATTAGATTTCAGTAGTTCAGAAATCAGATATCTGTTAGATTTATCAAAACAGTTTAAAGAATTAAAATTAACAGGAACACCTCATAAATACCTAGAAGGAAAAAATATAGTTCTTTTATTTGAAAAAACTTCAACTCGTACTAGATGTTCATTTGAAGTTGCAGGAATGGATTTAGGAATGGGTGTTACTTACCTTGATCCAGGAAGTTCTCAAATGGGTAAAAAAGAAAGTATCGAAGATACTGCACGTGTTTTAGGAAGAATGTATGATGGAATCGAATATAGAGGATTTGATCAGGAAATAGTTCAAGAATTGGCTGATAATGCAGGAGTACCTGTATGGAACGGATTGACTAATGAATTCCACCCAACTCAAATGTTGGCAGATTTATTAACAATCGAAGAAAATTTTGGACATTTAAAAGGTCTTAACTTTGTGTACATGGGAGACACAAGAAACAACTTAGGAAACTCTTTATTAGTAGCATGTGCTAAAATGGGACTTAACTTTACTGCATGCGGACCAAAAGATTTAAAACCAGCTCCTGAATTAATAGAAGCTGCTGAAGCAATTGCTAAGGAAACTGGAAGCGTAATCAGATTTACTGAAGATGTTAAGGAAGCTTGTACAGATGCTGATGTTATCTATACTGATATATGGGTATCTATGGGAGAACCTGATGAAATTTGGGAAAAAAGAATTAATGAATTGAAAAAATTCCAAGTAAACAAAGAAGCTATGAGCTATGCTAAAGAAACAGCAATCTTCTTACACTGCTTACCTTCATTCCATGATTTAAAAACTACAATCGGAGCAGAAATAAATGAAAAATTTGGATTACCTGAAATGGAAGTAACAGACGAAGTTTTTGAAAGCCCTCAATCAAAAGTATTCGATCAAGCTGAAAACAGAATGCATACAATTAAAGCAGTAATGTATGCAACATTAAAATAG
- the arcC gene encoding carbamate kinase, with protein sequence MAKRIVVALGGNALGNSPEEQLKLVKNTAKSIVDMTKEGYEVIVGHGNGPQVGMINLAMDYAANGEVKTPYMPFAECGAMSQGYIGYHLQQAIREELQAQNIKKGVVTLVTQVVVDKNDPAFTNLTKPIGMFYSKEEADKIATEKGFTFVEDAGRGYRRVVASPLPKKIVEIEEVETLVNNGTIVITVGGGGIPVVEEDGHYKGVDAVIDKDKSSSKLAADLKADMLVILTAVDKVYINYNKPDQKELDTLNIEEVKKYIEEGHFAKGSMLPKIEACMEYVVNNPNGQAIITSLQNAGSALAGNTGTVIKH encoded by the coding sequence ATGGCAAAAAGAATAGTAGTAGCGCTTGGAGGAAACGCTTTAGGAAACTCTCCTGAAGAGCAGTTAAAACTTGTAAAAAATACTGCAAAATCAATCGTTGATATGACTAAAGAGGGGTACGAAGTAATAGTAGGTCATGGAAACGGTCCTCAAGTGGGAATGATAAATTTAGCTATGGATTATGCAGCAAACGGAGAAGTAAAAACTCCTTATATGCCTTTTGCTGAATGTGGTGCAATGAGTCAAGGATACATTGGATATCACCTTCAACAGGCAATAAGAGAAGAATTACAGGCTCAAAACATTAAAAAAGGTGTTGTTACATTGGTAACACAGGTAGTTGTAGACAAGAACGATCCTGCATTTACTAATTTAACAAAACCAATAGGTATGTTCTATAGTAAAGAAGAGGCAGATAAAATTGCCACTGAAAAAGGATTTACATTTGTAGAAGATGCCGGAAGAGGTTACAGAAGAGTAGTTGCATCACCTTTACCTAAAAAAATAGTAGAAATTGAAGAAGTGGAAACACTTGTAAACAATGGTACTATTGTAATCACTGTTGGTGGTGGAGGAATACCTGTAGTTGAAGAAGACGGTCACTATAAGGGAGTAGATGCAGTTATAGACAAAGATAAGTCAAGTTCTAAACTTGCAGCTGATTTAAAAGCTGATATGCTTGTTATATTGACTGCTGTTGACAAGGTATATATTAATTATAATAAACCTGATCAAAAAGAATTAGACACATTAAATATCGAGGAAGTTAAAAAGTATATTGAAGAAGGACATTTTGCTAAAGGAAGTATGTTGCCAAAAATAGAAGCATGTATGGAATATGTAGTAAATAATCCTAATGGACAGGCCATAATTACTTCGTTACAGAATGCCGGTTCAGCATTAGCTGGAAACACAGGAACAGTTATAAAACATTAG
- a CDS encoding YfcC family protein translates to MAKKKGVQLSAFSILFLIIIGLALLTWVFPQVDNASLATVVMAPFNGFKEAIDVCIFILLLGGFLGVVTKTGALDAGVGSLVKKLKGNETLLIVVLMVLFSIGGTTYGMAEETVAFYVLICSTMVAAGFDTTVGVATIMLGAGVGVLGSTVNPFAVGVALDALKEKGIQYNSGTVILLGSILWITALLAAIFYVLKYANKVKAEKGSTILSLQEQNDMQEHFGHANFDNIEFTSKTRVTLIIFAITFIIMVISLIPWENFGITIFKGWTSFLTGTSLGEWYFAELSMWFLLSGILIGIVNGFKEQEIIDSFMDGVKDILSVVLIIAVARGASVLMAATKFDTFILNSASKALNGLSPIIFAPASYVLFLVLSFLIPSTSGLASVAFPVLGPLTAALKYSPEVMVLIFSAASGVINLITPTSGVVMGGLATARVQYTTWIKFVAKLIAIIVVMDIVILTVAMMIIK, encoded by the coding sequence ATGGCAAAGAAAAAAGGTGTACAGTTATCAGCTTTTTCAATATTGTTTCTTATAATAATAGGATTAGCACTTTTAACATGGGTTTTCCCACAAGTTGACAACGCTTCACTTGCTACAGTGGTAATGGCTCCATTTAATGGATTTAAAGAAGCAATAGATGTATGTATATTTATATTGTTACTTGGTGGATTTTTGGGAGTTGTTACAAAAACAGGAGCTTTGGATGCCGGTGTAGGTTCACTTGTAAAAAAACTAAAAGGAAATGAAACACTTCTAATAGTCGTATTGATGGTTTTATTCTCAATTGGTGGTACAACATATGGTATGGCTGAAGAAACAGTTGCATTCTATGTGTTAATATGTTCTACAATGGTTGCGGCTGGATTTGATACAACTGTAGGAGTTGCTACTATAATGCTTGGTGCAGGAGTAGGAGTTCTTGGGTCTACTGTTAACCCATTTGCAGTAGGAGTTGCCCTAGATGCATTAAAGGAAAAAGGAATTCAGTACAATAGTGGAACTGTAATATTATTAGGATCAATATTATGGATTACTGCTCTATTAGCCGCTATTTTCTATGTTTTAAAATATGCTAATAAAGTAAAAGCAGAAAAAGGTTCAACAATATTATCATTACAGGAACAAAATGACATGCAGGAACATTTCGGACATGCAAATTTTGATAATATAGAATTCACATCAAAAACAAGAGTTACTTTAATTATATTCGCTATCACATTTATTATAATGGTTATTTCATTAATTCCATGGGAAAATTTTGGAATTACTATCTTTAAGGGATGGACAAGCTTTTTAACTGGAACATCTTTAGGGGAATGGTATTTTGCTGAACTTTCTATGTGGTTCTTATTATCTGGTATTTTAATAGGAATAGTTAATGGATTTAAAGAACAGGAAATTATAGATTCATTTATGGATGGAGTAAAGGATATATTAAGTGTTGTATTAATAATCGCAGTTGCAAGAGGTGCATCAGTACTTATGGCGGCTACTAAATTTGATACATTTATACTTAATTCTGCTTCAAAAGCATTAAATGGACTTTCTCCAATTATATTTGCACCAGCTTCTTACGTTTTATTCCTTGTGCTGTCATTCTTAATTCCATCAACATCAGGATTGGCTTCAGTTGCGTTCCCAGTTTTAGGACCTCTGACAGCGGCATTAAAATATAGTCCGGAAGTTATGGTATTGATATTCAGTGCAGCTTCAGGAGTTATAAACCTTATAACACCTACATCAGGAGTTGTAATGGGAGGACTTGCAACTGCAAGAGTACAATATACAACTTGGATTAAATTCGTAGCAAAATTAATAGCTATAATAGTTGTAATGGATATTGTAATACTAACTGTTGCAATGATGATAATAAAGTGA
- a CDS encoding AraC family transcriptional regulator: protein MLNELDLQLQMDKHYELCSFDVEYLEEPVKPVIHNIPKLLFFTEGTGKIKIYNKEFDIVPNTLLMIFPWEIVEITQVEKPLAMMKISYNSVFNNFILNSLNRYKKSKNNILSLIKKIPVVYFNKIEAKTIKNIFYEIKNEVGLESLSDFKPFFDIRKEENATKDEFDLSTVYITNKLTELIILIAKKNIRDEKCVNKKEEDETNIVKYIYAHLNEKLTLNKLSVIFFMSESSISKYLEEVTGFMFNDLLRHMRISKALNLLVYTDLNIEEIAHLVGFVDGAHISNLCSKHLKMSPNKYREKYKDMYQIFNEKEQQLVSDVIKYIYENYTKELTINDVTEKFNITDTKLNKILMSYSGKRFIEFLNALKIDKACEMLLTTDKSVIDISFELGFNTVKTFNNNFSKLKNMSPTDFRKTVKHGS from the coding sequence ATGCTTAATGAACTGGACTTGCAACTTCAGATGGACAAACATTATGAACTATGTTCTTTTGATGTTGAATATTTGGAAGAGCCTGTCAAACCGGTAATTCATAATATACCAAAATTGTTGTTTTTTACTGAAGGAACAGGAAAAATAAAAATTTATAATAAGGAATTTGATATAGTACCAAATACATTATTAATGATATTTCCTTGGGAAATTGTAGAAATTACTCAAGTTGAAAAACCTTTAGCCATGATGAAGATATCCTATAATTCGGTATTTAATAACTTTATTTTGAATTCATTGAATAGATATAAAAAAAGCAAAAACAATATACTTTCTCTTATAAAAAAAATACCGGTTGTTTATTTTAATAAAATAGAAGCAAAAACAATAAAAAATATATTTTATGAAATAAAGAATGAAGTAGGCTTGGAATCATTATCGGATTTCAAGCCATTTTTTGATATAAGGAAAGAAGAAAATGCTACAAAAGATGAATTTGATTTGAGTACGGTTTATATAACAAATAAGCTTACTGAACTGATAATTCTTATTGCCAAGAAAAATATCCGTGATGAAAAGTGTGTAAACAAAAAGGAAGAAGATGAGACAAATATAGTTAAGTATATTTATGCCCATCTGAATGAAAAACTTACCTTAAATAAACTTTCAGTTATATTTTTCATGAGTGAATCTTCAATATCAAAGTATCTTGAGGAAGTAACAGGCTTCATGTTTAATGATCTGTTAAGGCATATGAGGATTTCGAAGGCATTAAACCTGCTAGTCTATACAGATTTAAATATTGAGGAAATTGCTCATCTTGTAGGTTTCGTAGATGGAGCACATATTTCAAATTTATGCAGTAAGCATTTAAAAATGTCACCAAATAAATATAGGGAAAAATATAAGGATATGTATCAGATATTCAATGAAAAGGAACAACAGCTCGTTTCAGATGTAATAAAATATATTTACGAAAATTATACAAAGGAATTAACAATCAATGATGTAACAGAAAAATTCAATATAACAGATACAAAACTAAATAAAATATTGATGTCCTATTCTGGAAAAAGGTTTATAGAATTTCTGAATGCTTTAAAAATAGACAAGGCGTGTGAAATGCTTTTAACAACTGATAAAAGTGTTATAGATATCTCATTTGAACTGGGATTTAATACAGTGAAAACGTTTAATAATAATTTTTCAAAACTAAAAAATATGTCGCCGACTGATTTTAGGAAAACAGTAAAACATGGTTCTTAA
- the argS gene encoding arginine--tRNA ligase — MQLVNIEIRNILKKKIENMFERKFKNIDIQYSTKKEFGDFQTNFALINSETIGKTPDEIGKMIIESLEKDKENDIIDKIEIAGPGFLNIFLKNSKIRKNLRKIGIEKYDFPIDTSKKVLVDYSSPNIGKRMHIGHLRSTIIGDSLKRIFEYMGFKVLGDNHLGDWGSRFGKLIIGYKKWLNIEEYEKNPIGEMERLYVKFSEEAQLNPELEVMAKEEWMKLKAGDEENRKLWQSFVDHSFCEFKVFYRKMDIKFDYCIGESFYNDIIPETLKILDEKKITTNIDGESKVFFKEEDKIEPCVVKKKAENSYLYSTTDLATLKYRKDILKIDHSVYVAVEKQKEHFRQVFKIAEMMGKPYDYKKNHVWFGIIRFEDSVMLSLKKCGMIRLIDILNQAIEEAKIVIDIKNPTFPEEEKMKIAEIVGLGAIKHFNLSQNRMSSISFSWDKILNFEGNTSPYLQYTYARIMSIFRKMDEESHEINNTYDAEYNELDDDFNENERELAVKLLKFPNAILKAYDLCKPNLITDYLFETAKIFNSFYAGESIIREEDKKKFNTRLLLAEKTAVTLKEGLSLLGIKVLEKM, encoded by the coding sequence ATGCAATTAGTAAATATAGAAATCAGAAATATACTAAAAAAGAAAATAGAAAATATGTTTGAAAGAAAGTTTAAAAATATTGATATACAGTATTCTACAAAAAAGGAGTTTGGAGATTTTCAGACAAATTTTGCGTTAATAAATTCTGAAACTATTGGAAAAACTCCTGATGAAATAGGAAAAATGATAATTGAAAGTCTAGAAAAAGATAAAGAAAATGATATTATTGATAAAATTGAAATAGCAGGACCTGGTTTTCTGAATATATTTTTAAAAAATTCCAAGATAAGAAAAAATTTAAGAAAGATAGGTATTGAAAAATATGATTTTCCGATTGATACATCTAAAAAAGTTTTGGTAGATTATTCGTCTCCAAATATAGGGAAAAGAATGCATATTGGACATTTAAGAAGTACGATAATCGGAGATTCTTTAAAGCGTATATTTGAATATATGGGTTTTAAAGTATTAGGGGATAATCATTTAGGAGATTGGGGAAGCCGGTTTGGTAAATTGATAATAGGATATAAAAAATGGCTAAATATAGAAGAGTATGAAAAGAATCCAATTGGAGAAATGGAAAGACTTTACGTAAAGTTTTCTGAGGAAGCGCAGTTAAATCCTGAACTGGAGGTTATGGCCAAGGAAGAATGGATGAAACTGAAGGCAGGAGATGAAGAAAACAGAAAATTATGGCAAAGTTTTGTAGATCATTCATTTTGTGAATTTAAGGTTTTCTATAGAAAGATGGATATAAAATTTGATTATTGCATAGGGGAATCCTTCTATAATGATATAATTCCAGAAACATTAAAAATACTTGATGAAAAGAAAATTACTACTAATATAGATGGGGAATCAAAGGTATTTTTTAAAGAGGAAGATAAGATTGAGCCATGCGTAGTAAAGAAAAAGGCAGAAAATAGTTATCTTTATTCTACAACTGATTTGGCAACCCTTAAATACAGAAAGGATATTTTGAAAATAGACCATTCGGTCTATGTTGCTGTAGAGAAGCAGAAAGAACATTTCCGGCAGGTATTTAAAATTGCAGAAATGATGGGGAAGCCCTATGACTACAAGAAAAATCATGTATGGTTCGGTATTATAAGATTTGAAGATAGTGTTATGTTATCTTTAAAAAAGTGTGGAATGATAAGACTGATTGATATACTCAATCAGGCGATAGAAGAAGCAAAAATAGTAATAGATATTAAAAATCCGACTTTTCCTGAAGAAGAAAAGATGAAAATAGCTGAAATAGTTGGACTTGGAGCAATAAAGCATTTTAACTTAAGCCAGAACAGAATGAGTTCAATTTCTTTTTCATGGGATAAAATTCTGAATTTTGAAGGAAATACATCACCTTATTTACAATATACATATGCCAGAATAATGTCCATATTTAGAAAAATGGATGAAGAAAGTCATGAGATTAACAATACTTATGATGCTGAATATAATGAATTAGATGATGATTTTAATGAAAATGAAAGGGAACTGGCGGTAAAACTTCTGAAATTTCCAAATGCTATATTAAAAGCTTATGACTTGTGCAAACCTAACCTTATTACTGACTATTTATTTGAAACTGCCAAAATTTTCAATAGTTTTTATGCAGGGGAGTCCATTATTAGGGAAGAGGATAAAAAGAAATTTAATACAAGACTTCTTCTTGCTGAAAAAACAGCAGTAACGCTTAAAGAAGGATTGTCGCTTCTTGGAATAAAAGTTCTGGAGAAAATGTAA
- a CDS encoding cupin domain-containing protein, translating to MNIFEIEKLPGIEEEEIVDILKENEDVKIERIISTGQVSDWMVQEKREYVLLIQGNAVIEFNDKTVEMKSGDTLFIEKSERHRVAYTSESPCCIWFCVHF from the coding sequence ATGAATATATTTGAAATAGAAAAATTACCTGGAATAGAAGAAGAGGAAATTGTAGATATTCTAAAGGAAAATGAGGATGTTAAAATTGAAAGGATAATTTCTACAGGACAGGTTTCCGACTGGATGGTACAGGAAAAGAGGGAATACGTTCTTTTGATTCAAGGTAATGCAGTTATTGAATTTAATGATAAAACAGTGGAAATGAAATCCGGGGATACATTATTTATTGAAAAAAGTGAAAGGCACAGGGTGGCTTACACCAGTGAAAGTCCATGCTGTATATGGTTCTGTGTACATTTTTAA
- a CDS encoding GNAT family N-acetyltransferase — protein MKLVKSRRPRNLMNIYRLYLKSFPKNERKPFPFILLKQWRGTTEVLSLKNNKGEFLGLAITALQNNLALIAYFAISSEKRGKGIGSKALKLLKERYSNKKIFLEIENTETESENKEERKRRKNFYLKNGMLEMPFIINFFGTEMEVLTYNSPVTFEEYHSIYKKEFGKIISRKVSFVRNKNLGGNNA, from the coding sequence ATGAAACTAGTAAAAAGTAGAAGACCTAGAAATCTTATGAATATATATCGTCTATATTTAAAGTCTTTTCCAAAGAATGAGAGAAAGCCTTTTCCTTTCATTCTTCTTAAGCAATGGAGGGGGACAACTGAAGTTCTTTCCTTAAAAAATAACAAAGGTGAGTTTCTAGGCCTGGCAATTACAGCATTACAAAATAATCTTGCACTGATAGCATATTTTGCCATTTCAAGTGAAAAAAGAGGTAAAGGGATTGGCTCGAAAGCATTAAAACTGCTGAAAGAACGTTATTCTAATAAAAAGATTTTCCTTGAAATAGAAAATACTGAAACAGAGTCTGAAAATAAGGAAGAAAGAAAAAGAAGAAAAAATTTCTATCTAAAAAACGGAATGCTGGAAATGCCCTTCATAATAAACTTTTTTGGAACTGAAATGGAAGTTCTGACATATAATTCACCTGTTACTTTTGAAGAATACCATTCCATCTACAAAAAGGAATTTGGGAAAATTATAAGTAGAAAAGTCAGTTTTGTAAGAAATAAAAATCTAGGAGGAAATAATGCATAA
- a CDS encoding M20 family metallopeptidase has protein sequence MNSNEINKFIEENTEKIYDEMVKIRRKIHMNPELGDEEFETSKTIKEFLNNNGIEYEEIINTGIVATIYNREGKTAATRADIDALPIFEENEVEYKSKTAGKMHACGHDAHMTIQMGVAKILADNKDKWHGTVRFFFQPAEETDGGADRMIKAGALKFKGDTDKKIDAFFALHMAPEIDLGKIGVRYGKAHATSAMFKLTVNGISSHAALPHKGVDAILIGAKVVEFLQSIVSRRIDPREEAVITVGSFKGGEAENVVCDKVEMRGTIRTMSQETRSFIIETMKRDLPKFVEGLGGSIDVNIREGYAPVINNEEITKILEENVVDLYGKESLEIINEARMDVEDVSYFLNEIKGTFFRLGTKNEEKGLIYGLHHPKFNIDERSLKIGMGIQLKNILEFLK, from the coding sequence ATGAATTCAAATGAGATAAATAAATTTATAGAGGAAAATACTGAAAAAATATATGATGAAATGGTAAAAATAAGAAGAAAAATACATATGAATCCTGAACTGGGGGATGAAGAATTTGAAACAAGTAAAACAATAAAGGAATTTCTGAATAACAACGGCATAGAATATGAAGAAATTATAAATACAGGAATTGTGGCAACAATATATAACAGGGAAGGAAAAACAGCAGCTACTAGGGCTGATATAGATGCATTGCCAATATTTGAGGAAAATGAAGTGGAATATAAGTCAAAGACAGCTGGGAAAATGCATGCCTGTGGCCACGATGCCCATATGACAATACAGATGGGAGTAGCAAAAATTTTAGCTGACAACAAAGATAAATGGCATGGAACAGTGAGATTTTTCTTTCAGCCGGCTGAAGAAACAGACGGGGGAGCCGACAGAATGATAAAAGCCGGGGCTTTGAAATTTAAAGGGGATACAGATAAAAAAATAGATGCCTTCTTTGCACTTCACATGGCACCTGAAATTGACCTTGGGAAAATTGGAGTAAGATATGGCAAGGCCCATGCAACTTCTGCAATGTTTAAACTGACAGTAAATGGAATTTCTTCGCATGCGGCACTGCCACATAAGGGAGTGGATGCGATACTGATAGGGGCAAAGGTTGTTGAATTTCTGCAATCAATTGTAAGCAGAAGAATTGACCCGAGAGAAGAAGCTGTTATTACAGTCGGATCATTTAAAGGCGGTGAAGCGGAAAATGTAGTCTGCGACAAGGTGGAAATGCGTGGAACTATTAGAACAATGTCGCAGGAAACACGTTCCTTCATAATAGAGACAATGAAAAGGGATTTACCTAAATTTGTAGAAGGTCTTGGCGGAAGCATTGATGTAAATATAAGGGAAGGTTATGCTCCAGTTATTAATAATGAAGAGATTACTAAAATTCTGGAAGAGAATGTTGTAGACCTTTATGGAAAGGAAAGTCTTGAAATAATTAATGAAGCGAGAATGGATGTGGAGGATGTAAGCTATTTCCTGAATGAAATCAAAGGGACTTTCTTCAGACTGGGAACAAAAAATGAGGAAAAAGGATTAATTTACGGACTGCATCATCCAAAATTCAATATCGATGAGAGAAGTTTGAAAATTGGAATGGGAATACAGCTGAAAAACATACTTGAATTTTTAAAATAG
- the rlmD gene encoding 23S rRNA (uracil(1939)-C(5))-methyltransferase RlmD, translated as MENIKNNYEIGQKLEIEIEKIVFGGEGLGRVDGFTVFVPMSVPGDILEIEIISVKKSYARGLITKIIKPGQDRIEDTSKVSFEDFDGCDFGMLKYDKQLEYKNLMLREVLEKIGGINLENVDIENIIGSEIKTNYRNKTSEPLFKKDGKILTGFYSRKSHNVFSAKESLLKSKIAEEVIEKFLEEINSYAGTKNEFKVYNEITDSGFLKHVVVRNNEKNEVMLIIVVSKKSQYKQLVKVLEKLYSENDFIKSVYISVKTEANNVILGEDTRHIFGDEYLKEEMEGIKFNIYPDSFFQINKSQAIKLYDKAMEFLGESRNNTVIDAFSGTGTIAMAISSKVKKSIGIESVESSVTAAKETAIENEIDNVEFINGKVEKVLPELLKKEKAEAIIFDPPRRGIDEKALRSVVKNKIKKIVYISCNPATFARDTKFLIENGYRLEKVSAVDMFPQTNHVEVVGVAAENKIK; from the coding sequence ATGGAGAATATAAAAAATAATTATGAAATAGGGCAGAAACTGGAAATTGAAATAGAAAAAATAGTATTTGGCGGAGAAGGACTGGGAAGAGTTGACGGATTTACCGTATTTGTACCAATGAGTGTTCCTGGAGATATACTGGAAATTGAAATAATTTCAGTGAAAAAATCCTACGCCAGAGGGCTTATTACAAAAATAATAAAACCGGGACAAGACAGGATAGAAGATACTTCAAAAGTGAGTTTTGAAGACTTTGACGGCTGTGATTTTGGAATGCTTAAATATGATAAGCAGCTTGAATACAAAAATTTAATGCTGAGGGAAGTTCTGGAAAAAATAGGTGGCATAAATCTTGAAAATGTCGATATAGAAAATATTATCGGAAGTGAAATTAAAACAAATTACAGAAATAAAACATCTGAGCCGTTATTTAAAAAGGATGGAAAGATTTTAACAGGATTTTATTCCAGAAAATCCCATAATGTTTTTTCTGCAAAGGAAAGTCTTTTAAAGTCAAAAATTGCTGAAGAAGTGATAGAGAAGTTTCTGGAAGAAATAAATAGCTATGCAGGAACTAAAAATGAATTTAAAGTTTATAATGAAATTACAGATTCAGGATTTTTGAAACACGTTGTAGTAAGAAATAATGAAAAAAATGAAGTTATGCTTATAATTGTTGTAAGTAAAAAATCCCAGTATAAGCAGCTAGTGAAGGTTCTTGAAAAGCTGTACAGTGAAAATGACTTCATAAAATCAGTATATATTTCAGTGAAAACAGAAGCAAATAATGTTATCCTAGGAGAAGATACAAGACATATATTTGGAGATGAATATCTGAAAGAGGAAATGGAAGGTATAAAATTTAACATATATCCGGATTCTTTCTTTCAGATTAATAAATCACAGGCAATAAAACTTTATGACAAGGCAATGGAATTTTTGGGAGAAAGTAGAAATAATACAGTAATTGATGCATTTTCAGGTACAGGAACAATCGCGATGGCTATTTCATCTAAGGTTAAAAAGTCGATAGGAATAGAAAGTGTAGAAAGCTCAGTAACTGCAGCAAAGGAAACTGCCATTGAAAATGAAATTGATAATGTAGAATTTATAAATGGAAAAGTTGAGAAGGTATTACCGGAATTACTTAAAAAAGAAAAGGCTGAAGCAATCATATTTGATCCTCCAAGAAGGGGAATAGATGAAAAGGCCCTAAGAAGTGTTGTAAAGAATAAAATTAAGAAAATAGTATATATTTCATGTAATCCTGCGACTTTTGCACGGGATACGAAGTTTCTGATTGAAAATGGATACAGGCTTGAAAAAGTGTCAGCTGTAGATATGTTTCCGCAGACAAATCATGTGGAGGTTGTGGGGGTTGCTGCAGAAAATAAAATAAAATAA
- a CDS encoding GNAT family N-acetyltransferase produces MSIKGIEQPEYIEIDKEIRLRKFDGKYDFAFEWYQNIDTVWMLDGDKEPYTWELLDKMYTWWNQAGEVYFIEVLENKIYKSIGDVSFKQDDMPILIGDKNYRKKGIATKVIRKLIERGKELGYKELEIEEIYSWNLDSQKLYTNLGFKPFKETKNGMSYKLIF; encoded by the coding sequence ATGTCAATTAAAGGAATAGAACAGCCGGAATATATTGAAATTGATAAGGAAATCAGATTGAGAAAATTTGATGGGAAATATGATTTTGCTTTTGAATGGTATCAGAATATTGATACAGTGTGGATGCTTGATGGAGATAAGGAACCATACACATGGGAACTGCTGGATAAAATGTATACATGGTGGAACCAGGCCGGTGAAGTATATTTTATAGAAGTTCTTGAAAATAAAATTTATAAATCCATAGGAGATGTTTCTTTTAAACAGGATGATATGCCTATTTTAATAGGAGATAAAAATTACAGAAAAAAAGGAATTGCCACAAAAGTTATCAGAAAATTGATTGAGCGTGGAAAAGAATTAGGGTATAAGGAACTGGAAATTGAAGAAATATACAGCTGGAATTTAGACTCACAAAAATTGTATACAAATCTTGGTTTCAAGCCTTTTAAAGAGACTAAAAATGGCATGAGTTACAAGCTGATTTTCTAA